The following coding sequences are from one Leptolyngbya sp. NIES-3755 window:
- a CDS encoding hypothetical protein (similar to AA sequence:cyanobase_aa:LBDG_15010), which produces MQEIFNGWMGELNQSNPARTAILNQYRQLFRVVELFKNLPILEFDRVAFDQYESLLVQSQNLRKKRLQKDLRIAAIAISQNATVVTRNRRDFEQVPGLKIEDWTV; this is translated from the coding sequence GTGCAAGAAATTTTTAATGGTTGGATGGGTGAGCTAAACCAATCAAATCCTGCACGAACAGCAATTTTGAATCAGTACCGCCAGCTTTTTCGAGTGGTAGAGTTATTCAAAAATTTACCGATTTTAGAGTTTGATCGTGTGGCTTTCGATCAATACGAGTCGCTGTTAGTTCAATCTCAAAATCTGCGTAAGAAGCGCTTACAAAAAGATTTACGAATCGCTGCAATTGCAATTTCTCAAAATGCCACAGTTGTGACTCGAAATCGTAGAGACTTTGAACAAGTGCCAGGGCTGAAGATTGAGGACTGGACAGTTTGA
- a CDS encoding hypothetical protein (conserved hypothetical protein;~similar to AA sequence:cyanobase_aa:LBDG_48380) — MKPLESLLDLEENKSTTVFDRIELGKSHTVQHMNLSSLPSDLTWHLFLETIDQGKIAAWVAELPECRVVADSQTAAIAALEDLLKHRMTTIQVLPLQASSENAWSKLAGLLKDDASFIEWSDRFWAEKQGIDEDEELSIEDSLRVM, encoded by the coding sequence ATGAAGCCTTTAGAATCACTTCTTGATTTGGAAGAGAATAAAAGTACAACAGTCTTTGATAGAATTGAACTAGGCAAATCGCACACGGTACAGCACATGAATCTTTCCTCTTTGCCCTCGGATCTGACGTGGCATCTCTTCCTGGAAACGATAGACCAAGGAAAAATCGCCGCTTGGGTTGCAGAACTGCCAGAGTGTAGAGTGGTTGCTGACTCTCAAACTGCTGCGATCGCTGCGTTGGAAGATCTGCTCAAGCACCGGATGACAACGATTCAAGTTTTACCGTTGCAGGCTTCATCTGAAAATGCTTGGTCGAAGCTCGCTGGATTGTTGAAAGATGATGCCAGCTTTATTGAATGGAGCGACCGTTTCTGGGCTGAAAAGCAGGGCATTGACGAGGATGAAGAATTGTCGATCGAAGACAGTCTGAGGGTGATGTGA
- a CDS encoding hypothetical protein (hypothetical protein Cyan7822_1430;~similar to AA sequence:cyanobase_aa:LBDG_10030), giving the protein MSYSQPPRPPAKRKRGIILSTRGWQRLQAAEQRSTNQHNFGKPYTLQELSDRTALSPNTLARVRSRKVPVDQQTLENYFRAFDLALTSEDYTDSDSAAFSNRQFILLSGQLPVDSPFYVYRPPIENTCYEALLQPGALIRVKAPRQMGKTSLVARTMSQLRDQQYQTTITSLQLADASVFTDLKRFLQWFCAIVSQNLGLPNQVDRYWDDLFGNSYNCTNYFENYILTEIEDPIVLALDEVDAVFEHPEIATDFFGMLRAWYEKSRYGDAKSELWQKLRLILVHSTEVYVPLNLNQSPFNAGLSIELPTLNAEQVLDLAQRYGVDSLETSADTLLELTGGNPFLVQVGLHHLSVQTLGMDELLRTAATSDGVYGNHLRNLLWDLQKYPELMAALKRVVLSASPVELEPIQAFKLQSKGLVRVKDTQISPSCQLYRKYFQQALSST; this is encoded by the coding sequence ATGTCTTACTCCCAGCCTCCCCGACCGCCAGCCAAACGAAAACGAGGAATCATACTTAGTACTCGCGGGTGGCAACGCCTTCAAGCTGCTGAACAACGATCGACGAATCAGCATAATTTTGGCAAGCCTTATACGCTACAAGAATTAAGCGATCGAACGGCATTAAGTCCGAATACGCTCGCACGAGTTCGCAGCCGTAAGGTTCCCGTTGACCAACAAACGCTAGAGAACTACTTTCGAGCCTTTGATCTCGCTCTGACTTCAGAAGACTATACCGATTCAGACAGTGCTGCCTTTAGCAATCGACAATTCATTCTCCTCAGTGGTCAGCTTCCGGTCGATTCGCCGTTTTATGTCTACCGTCCACCGATCGAGAATACCTGCTACGAAGCGCTCCTACAACCTGGCGCACTGATTCGAGTAAAAGCGCCACGCCAAATGGGGAAAACCTCGCTCGTGGCAAGAACGATGTCTCAATTGAGAGATCAACAGTATCAAACGACGATCACCAGTTTGCAGCTTGCGGATGCGTCTGTGTTTACAGATTTAAAGCGATTTCTGCAATGGTTTTGTGCGATCGTCTCTCAGAACTTGGGACTGCCGAATCAAGTCGATCGATATTGGGATGATTTATTCGGAAATAGCTACAACTGCACAAACTATTTCGAGAACTACATTCTGACTGAAATCGAAGATCCGATCGTGCTTGCACTAGATGAAGTCGATGCGGTGTTTGAACATCCTGAAATTGCGACCGATTTCTTTGGAATGCTGAGAGCTTGGTATGAGAAATCCCGCTACGGAGATGCCAAAAGCGAATTGTGGCAAAAACTTCGATTGATTTTGGTTCACTCAACTGAAGTGTATGTGCCGTTGAATTTGAACCAGTCCCCGTTTAATGCAGGACTCTCGATCGAGCTTCCGACCCTGAATGCAGAACAGGTGTTAGATTTAGCTCAACGCTACGGAGTGGACAGCTTAGAAACTTCTGCGGATACGCTTCTAGAACTGACCGGAGGCAATCCTTTCCTGGTTCAGGTTGGGCTACATCACCTCAGCGTTCAGACGCTTGGCATGGATGAACTCTTGAGAACGGCGGCAACCAGTGATGGAGTCTACGGAAACCATTTACGCAACTTGCTCTGGGATCTGCAAAAATATCCGGAGTTGATGGCAGCTTTGAAGCGAGTGGTTCTCTCAGCGTCTCCGGTTGAACTCGAACCGATTCAAGCCTTTAAGCTTCAGAGCAAAGGGTTAGTACGCGTCAAAGATACCCAGATTTCGCCAAGCTGCCAACTGTATCGTAAGTACTTTCAGCAAGCTCTTTCTTCAACGTGA
- a CDS encoding type II site-specific deoxyribonuclease (similar to AA sequence:cyanobase_aa:PCC7424_3013) — protein sequence MSFSHRNHLRSSRDLVTTYEATRAGFVALALEKNRRATPYIAEARALRAAAIQANRPSELPSIQGIEMGLLTAAGLSDKSLTHLAASDKADAIDGLIRNFLEPAGADFVEELIFRFLLTRGDTLGGSMRNVGGVLAQRKLTRAILSTLTIAGISYRWQHSKTKKWIAMSSDDSEIELFLRGIHWTGGNGDRTLLYNLTVPLVRSNIDLCLFNTTPAELVANKSSAIAPSATAPFVIALGELKGGIDPAGADEHWKTAQAALNRIREAFARVDHAPFTFFVGSAIARRMADEIWNQLEGGILNNAANLTEDVQVSSFSRWLCNL from the coding sequence TTGAGCTTCTCTCATCGCAATCATCTTCGATCGAGTCGTGATCTGGTCACGACTTATGAAGCGACTCGCGCAGGATTCGTCGCTTTAGCACTGGAGAAAAATCGACGGGCAACACCCTATATCGCAGAAGCAAGAGCACTTCGAGCCGCAGCCATTCAAGCAAATCGCCCCAGTGAGTTACCTAGTATTCAAGGCATTGAAATGGGATTGCTAACTGCGGCAGGGCTATCAGATAAATCGTTGACTCATCTCGCTGCATCAGACAAGGCGGACGCGATCGACGGACTAATCCGAAATTTTCTTGAACCCGCAGGCGCAGATTTTGTAGAGGAATTAATCTTCCGTTTTTTGCTGACTCGTGGCGATACCCTGGGTGGCTCGATGCGGAATGTGGGTGGGGTATTAGCACAGAGAAAACTGACTCGTGCCATTCTTTCAACATTGACGATCGCGGGAATTTCTTATCGTTGGCAACACTCGAAAACTAAGAAATGGATTGCTATGAGCAGCGATGATTCAGAAATTGAACTGTTTCTTCGAGGAATCCACTGGACGGGAGGGAATGGTGATCGCACCTTGCTTTACAATCTCACTGTGCCGCTGGTGAGAAGTAATATCGATCTCTGTCTGTTTAATACAACTCCTGCCGAATTAGTGGCAAATAAATCTAGTGCGATCGCCCCTTCTGCCACTGCACCTTTCGTGATTGCTTTGGGTGAATTGAAAGGAGGAATTGATCCAGCGGGCGCGGACGAACATTGGAAGACTGCTCAAGCTGCTCTGAATCGAATTCGGGAAGCTTTTGCGAGAGTTGACCACGCGCCATTCACCTTTTTCGTGGGTTCAGCGATCGCGAGAAGAATGGCTGACGAAATTTGGAACCAACTCGAAGGCGGCATACTTAATAATGCAGCTAACTTGACTGAAGACGTTCAAGTGAGTTCTTTCTCACGTTGGCTGTGTAATCTTTAA
- a CDS encoding hypothetical protein (hypothetical protein Npun_F4790;~similar to AA sequence:cyanobase_aa:LBDG_10040), translating into MTSQLLNSRYQVGGSLPPDATCYVERKADTDLYRALLAGEFCYVFNSRQMGKSSLRVRSKLRLREIGVQCCTIDMTAIGVQQVSAEQWYASIAASIVSSFGLKVQFGQWWRDRAHLTFVNRLELFLETILLAQIPQNVVIFIDEIDSVLALKFPADDFFALIRSCYDQRSEKSVFNRLSFALLGVTTPAELISDKQRTPFNIGRAIELSGFRFSESAPLLAGLRRVVKNPETVLKYILNWTGGQPFLTQKFCDIIVREVHEQTTSEEFEPVHISALTLEYLFQLRVIENWEAQDRPEHLRTIRDRVLGNQAQTGKLLELYQRILRSPKLELDQNYPIFQHRHRGIEIDSSVEQIALLLSGLVEKSDGYLRVKNPVYQAVFDLNWIDRQFAKLRPYSEALNQWKRSDYEDDSRLLRGQALIDAQKWSMGKQLSDEDYRFLTASQAAEEQSKLRDLEADRAQVIAARLALERRSTKLQRRLLALLSLVLAAAILLGLIAFSQYRGATRSSVNAITSNSELLYSLGQGMDAMIEAMRARTKVEALQIQDPTTLAQVDRVLGQTVYTAAEANRFSGHTGGVRCVSFSPDGDFVATCSEDQTVKIWRTDGSQLATLKGHAGSVFATAFSPDGELIATGGADNSIRLWSHDGWSMARLEGHAGTIYSISFSPDGQTIATGSGDTTIKLWSREGKLLRTLSGHQQVINSVAFSTDGKTIASGCADRKIKLWSVEGTLLKTLEGHDDAVQAIAFNPDGTGLASASLDDTIAIWDLQGNLIRKIDTQSDGVTSLAWSPSGETIATVGFDKTLKLWRRDGTLLRSLQGHRNTPWSVAFNPDQWSIVTGSADKTARLWRLSNDWLIRLEGHTSDVNQVAFSPDGQWIVSASKDRSIRLWSQGGNFVRQFKSDRSWKFDAEFSPDGGIIASNGTNGMIQRWKLDGTPLKPLQDPSGSAIESLAYSPIQGNLVTGGQDKQLRLWNTEGKLIRAWSAHDAPIQKVVFSPDGQWIASSGLDGAVKLWQASTGELVAPLVGHRGEVRAIAISKSMIATGSLDRTIKLWKLDGTLLKTLEGHQDQIYSIAFSPDGTQFASASLDKTIKLWLIEGRLITTLSGHTDGVRSVAFSPDGALLASASRDRTVIVWNLNQVTKTNPTIAACRWLSDYLSTNVALEESDRSLCKGIQ; encoded by the coding sequence GTGACCTCCCAACTCCTCAATTCGCGGTATCAAGTTGGCGGAAGTCTGCCACCGGATGCGACCTGTTATGTCGAACGGAAAGCAGATACAGACCTGTACCGCGCTCTTTTGGCAGGGGAGTTTTGCTACGTGTTTAATTCGCGGCAGATGGGAAAATCTAGCCTGCGAGTGCGATCGAAGTTACGTCTGCGCGAAATCGGGGTGCAATGCTGCACGATCGATATGACGGCGATCGGGGTGCAACAAGTCAGTGCGGAACAATGGTATGCCTCGATCGCGGCTTCGATCGTCAGTAGTTTTGGCTTGAAGGTGCAATTCGGGCAGTGGTGGCGCGATCGTGCTCATTTAACCTTTGTGAATCGGCTTGAACTTTTTCTCGAAACGATCTTATTGGCGCAAATTCCGCAAAATGTCGTAATTTTCATCGACGAGATTGATAGCGTACTGGCACTGAAGTTTCCAGCGGACGACTTTTTTGCGTTGATTCGATCGTGTTACGACCAGCGATCGGAAAAGTCGGTATTTAATCGATTAAGCTTTGCCTTATTGGGTGTGACGACTCCAGCAGAATTAATCAGCGACAAGCAGCGAACTCCCTTTAATATCGGACGGGCGATCGAACTGTCTGGGTTTCGCTTTTCAGAATCGGCTCCTTTACTGGCTGGTTTGAGGCGCGTGGTCAAAAATCCAGAAACAGTCCTGAAATATATTTTGAATTGGACAGGGGGACAGCCGTTTCTCACTCAGAAATTCTGCGACATTATTGTGCGTGAAGTGCACGAACAGACGACATCTGAAGAATTTGAACCTGTCCACATTTCTGCTCTGACTTTAGAGTATCTCTTTCAGCTTCGGGTGATTGAGAACTGGGAAGCTCAAGATCGTCCTGAACATTTGAGAACGATTCGCGATCGCGTTCTCGGTAATCAAGCTCAGACCGGAAAATTACTCGAACTGTATCAGCGAATATTGCGATCGCCGAAACTCGAATTGGATCAGAACTATCCGATTTTTCAACACCGTCATCGAGGAATTGAGATTGATAGCAGCGTCGAACAAATTGCGCTCTTGCTCTCAGGATTAGTCGAAAAATCGGATGGTTACTTGCGGGTGAAAAATCCGGTGTATCAAGCCGTTTTTGACTTGAATTGGATCGATCGGCAATTTGCCAAACTGCGCCCGTATTCCGAAGCGTTGAATCAATGGAAGCGATCGGACTACGAAGATGACTCTCGATTGCTGCGGGGACAAGCCTTAATCGATGCTCAGAAATGGTCGATGGGCAAGCAATTGAGCGATGAAGACTATCGATTTTTAACGGCGAGTCAAGCCGCTGAGGAACAAAGCAAACTCCGAGACTTAGAAGCCGATCGCGCTCAGGTCATTGCTGCTCGACTTGCCCTGGAGCGGAGAAGTACAAAATTACAGCGAAGACTGCTTGCTTTATTAAGCTTAGTTTTAGCGGCTGCAATTTTGCTTGGATTAATTGCGTTTTCTCAATATCGTGGTGCAACTCGTAGCAGTGTGAACGCGATCACGAGTAACTCTGAATTGCTCTACTCACTCGGTCAGGGAATGGATGCCATGATCGAGGCGATGCGCGCCCGTACCAAAGTCGAAGCCCTTCAGATTCAAGATCCAACAACCTTGGCACAAGTCGATCGAGTTCTAGGGCAAACCGTTTACACCGCAGCAGAAGCGAATCGTTTTTCCGGTCATACCGGCGGCGTTCGGTGTGTCAGTTTCAGTCCAGATGGAGATTTCGTTGCAACCTGTTCCGAAGACCAAACGGTAAAAATTTGGCGCACCGATGGTTCTCAACTTGCAACGCTCAAAGGTCATGCAGGAAGTGTTTTTGCAACCGCATTTAGTCCCGATGGAGAGCTAATCGCGACAGGCGGCGCAGACAATTCTATTCGCTTATGGAGTCATGATGGATGGTCAATGGCTCGACTCGAAGGACATGCAGGCACAATCTACAGCATTAGTTTTAGTCCAGACGGACAAACGATCGCGACCGGAAGCGGTGATACGACGATCAAACTTTGGTCACGTGAGGGCAAACTTCTTCGCACCTTGAGCGGACATCAGCAAGTCATCAACTCAGTTGCCTTCAGCACAGACGGAAAAACGATCGCATCCGGTTGTGCCGATCGCAAAATCAAACTCTGGTCTGTCGAGGGGACACTGCTCAAAACCTTGGAAGGACACGACGATGCAGTTCAAGCGATCGCATTTAATCCAGATGGAACCGGGCTTGCCTCTGCGAGTTTGGACGATACGATCGCGATTTGGGATTTACAAGGCAATCTAATTCGCAAAATTGACACCCAGAGCGATGGTGTGACCAGTTTGGCTTGGAGTCCGAGCGGAGAAACGATTGCAACGGTTGGATTTGATAAAACGCTGAAACTTTGGCGACGGGATGGAACCTTATTACGATCGCTGCAAGGACATCGGAACACCCCTTGGTCAGTCGCTTTTAATCCGGATCAATGGTCGATCGTCACCGGAAGCGCAGACAAAACGGCGCGACTATGGCGATTGAGCAATGATTGGCTGATTCGGTTAGAGGGACATACCAGCGATGTCAACCAAGTTGCGTTTAGTCCTGATGGTCAATGGATCGTGTCTGCCAGTAAAGATCGATCGATTCGGCTCTGGTCACAAGGCGGCAACTTTGTCCGGCAGTTTAAGAGCGATCGCAGTTGGAAGTTTGATGCTGAATTTAGCCCGGATGGTGGAATCATTGCCAGCAATGGCACGAATGGAATGATTCAACGCTGGAAACTGGATGGAACCCCGCTCAAACCGTTGCAAGATCCGTCTGGCAGTGCGATCGAAAGTTTGGCATACAGTCCAATCCAGGGGAATCTCGTGACTGGAGGACAGGATAAGCAATTGCGGTTATGGAATACGGAAGGGAAACTGATTCGAGCTTGGTCAGCCCACGATGCTCCGATTCAAAAAGTCGTGTTCAGTCCTGATGGTCAATGGATTGCCTCTTCTGGTCTGGATGGAGCCGTAAAGCTTTGGCAAGCGAGTACGGGAGAATTGGTTGCGCCTTTGGTTGGACATCGCGGAGAAGTTCGTGCGATCGCAATTTCCAAATCGATGATTGCGACCGGAAGTCTCGATCGGACAATCAAGCTTTGGAAACTCGATGGCACACTATTAAAAACGCTGGAGGGACATCAAGATCAGATTTACAGCATTGCCTTTAGTCCCGATGGAACGCAGTTTGCTTCAGCGAGTTTAGACAAAACAATCAAGCTTTGGTTAATAGAGGGCAGGTTGATCACAACGCTCAGCGGGCATACAGATGGAGTCCGGAGTGTTGCCTTTAGTCCAGATGGAGCGCTATTAGCTTCTGCAAGTCGCGATCGTACCGTCATTGTCTGGAATCTCAATCAAGTCACAAAAACGAATCCGACGATCGCGGCATGTCGCTGGCTCTCGGACTATCTTTCGACGAATGTTGCGCTTGAAGAATCTGATCGATCGCTTTGTAAAGGAATTCAGTAA
- a CDS encoding toxin secretion ABC transporter ATP-binding protein (similar to AA sequence:cyanobase_aa:LBDG_09470) yields the protein MLTNDLAASLPWESPPLCFLNPEQQVQFKTKAEVRRYKLGEVLWSSEDAGVQLIVLSGKVRLVGEDNSSRVLQPGEWIGDLIELSGWKARAASSDVQAVQWRSDLWMGLNSPDIDRYWAIARSKYLPQTDQSPQPVSGFPFVPGMNSAAACLTMVANHLQNPVQMDWVQRQLRGQRPTNVVDAAEKLGLQLRRVETTWQNARLLTFPALMLWGDTEEPHWVVAYAVRGDRLVISDPHDPMMTPQAVHRSTVEQLWDRQLWQVEAVQQQEKFNLTWFLPAVWKYRVLLGEVLFASLTLQLLGLATPLITQVVIDRVMVQGSIPTLDVMAIALLGVAIFEAILGILRLFIFTHTARRLDLSLSAQLFRHLMRLPLAYFESRRVGDTVARVQELENIRQFLTGTALTVVLDSIFAVVYLALMFFYSIPLTGVALAVLPLYAALTLTTTPILRNWLNETFNRSADSQSFLVETVTGIHSVKAHSAEKPSRDRWEGLFARYIRTSFKASTTSNISNNLGDFLTNFSYLLILWVGAHLVIKQELTVGQLVAFQMLSGRVTGPLLRLVQLWQNLQQVLLSVDRIGDILNVAPEAEPGSGLVLPTLKGQVSFDQVFFRYSPNQEPVLKGISFEVEPGMLVGVVGRSGSGKSTLSKLLQRLYLPEAGRITVDGFDIKSADLHSLRSQMGVVLQEDFLFNGNIIDNISLGRPDITAEQVVEAARMAAAHDFVSELPQGYETNVGERGTALSGGQRQRIALSRLFLSNSPILVLDEATSALDSETEQQVLQSLQSISANRTVFLIAHRFAPLKRADLILVMEKGVIAEKGTHEELLRKKGLYWSLYQRQQASV from the coding sequence ATGCTAACGAACGATCTTGCTGCCAGCTTGCCCTGGGAATCCCCACCTCTCTGTTTTCTCAATCCTGAACAACAGGTACAGTTCAAAACCAAAGCCGAAGTGCGTCGCTACAAGTTGGGCGAGGTGCTGTGGTCGAGTGAAGATGCGGGAGTTCAATTAATTGTTCTCTCTGGAAAGGTTCGGCTGGTCGGAGAGGATAACAGTTCCCGTGTGTTGCAGCCCGGTGAATGGATTGGAGATTTGATCGAGTTGTCGGGATGGAAAGCGAGAGCCGCGAGTAGTGATGTGCAAGCGGTTCAATGGCGGAGTGATCTTTGGATGGGATTGAATTCACCGGATATCGATCGATATTGGGCAATTGCTCGATCGAAGTATCTTCCCCAGACGGATCAATCGCCCCAACCTGTATCGGGCTTTCCGTTTGTTCCAGGAATGAATAGTGCGGCAGCTTGTCTGACGATGGTTGCGAATCATTTGCAGAATCCAGTTCAGATGGATTGGGTACAGCGGCAGTTGAGAGGACAACGCCCGACGAATGTGGTTGATGCAGCGGAAAAGTTAGGCTTGCAACTGAGACGAGTTGAAACGACTTGGCAGAATGCGCGATTGTTGACGTTTCCAGCCTTGATGCTTTGGGGGGATACGGAAGAGCCGCATTGGGTTGTGGCGTATGCGGTGAGAGGCGATCGATTAGTCATTTCTGATCCGCATGATCCGATGATGACTCCACAGGCGGTTCATCGATCAACGGTGGAGCAGCTTTGGGATCGGCAACTCTGGCAGGTTGAAGCAGTTCAGCAGCAAGAAAAATTTAATCTAACTTGGTTTCTTCCTGCGGTTTGGAAGTATCGAGTGTTGCTCGGTGAAGTCTTGTTTGCTTCATTGACGTTGCAGTTATTGGGGTTAGCGACTCCATTGATCACACAGGTCGTGATCGATCGCGTCATGGTGCAGGGCAGTATTCCGACTTTGGATGTGATGGCGATCGCGCTTCTCGGAGTTGCCATTTTTGAGGCGATTCTTGGAATTCTACGATTGTTTATCTTTACTCATACTGCTCGAAGATTAGATTTGAGTCTATCGGCTCAATTGTTCCGTCACTTGATGCGGCTGCCGTTAGCCTATTTTGAATCGCGACGGGTGGGAGATACCGTTGCACGAGTTCAAGAGCTAGAAAACATTCGGCAATTCTTGACGGGAACGGCTCTAACCGTTGTACTCGATTCAATTTTTGCAGTTGTCTATCTTGCATTAATGTTCTTCTATAGCATTCCGCTTACTGGAGTCGCTTTAGCAGTTCTGCCTTTGTATGCAGCCTTAACTTTGACGACCACACCGATTCTAAGAAATTGGTTGAATGAGACGTTTAATCGGAGTGCGGATAGTCAATCATTTTTGGTTGAGACTGTCACAGGAATTCACTCGGTAAAAGCGCATAGTGCAGAGAAACCTTCACGCGATCGCTGGGAAGGATTGTTCGCCCGCTACATTCGCACCAGTTTCAAAGCTTCGACCACTTCTAATATCAGCAACAACTTAGGAGATTTTCTCACGAATTTCTCGTATCTATTGATTCTCTGGGTCGGTGCACACTTGGTCATTAAGCAAGAATTAACCGTGGGTCAACTGGTCGCGTTTCAGATGCTTTCGGGACGGGTGACGGGTCCATTGTTGCGATTGGTACAACTTTGGCAGAACTTACAGCAAGTGTTGTTGTCGGTCGATCGTATTGGTGACATTCTCAATGTGGCTCCAGAAGCTGAGCCGGGATCAGGATTGGTACTCCCTACTCTGAAAGGACAAGTTTCGTTTGATCAAGTCTTTTTCCGCTACAGCCCGAATCAAGAGCCTGTCTTGAAAGGCATTTCATTCGAGGTTGAACCGGGAATGTTAGTCGGTGTCGTAGGACGGAGCGGTTCCGGGAAAAGTACCCTATCGAAACTATTGCAGCGATTGTACCTACCTGAAGCCGGACGAATCACAGTAGACGGATTCGACATTAAAAGTGCGGATCTTCACTCCTTGAGAAGTCAGATGGGAGTCGTGCTGCAAGAAGACTTTCTCTTCAACGGCAACATCATTGATAACATTAGCCTCGGTCGTCCGGACATTACCGCTGAACAAGTGGTCGAAGCGGCACGAATGGCAGCAGCTCATGATTTTGTGAGTGAATTGCCTCAAGGTTACGAAACGAATGTGGGAGAGCGAGGAACGGCACTCTCTGGGGGACAAAGACAGCGGATTGCCTTGTCGCGATTGTTCCTCTCGAATAGTCCGATCTTGGTGTTGGATGAAGCGACGAGTGCGTTAGATAGTGAAACGGAACAGCAGGTTTTACAGAGTTTGCAATCGATCTCAGCAAATCGGACCGTGTTCTTGATTGCTCACCGATTTGCACCTTTGAAACGGGCTGATTTGATTTTGGTGATGGAGAAGGGTGTGATTGCTGAGAAGGGCACTCACGAGGAACTATTGCGGAAGAAGGGCTTATATTGGTCGCTGTATCAACGTCAGCAGGCTTCGGTTTAA
- a CDS encoding hypothetical protein (hypothetical protein FJSC11DRAFT_1147;~similar to AA sequence:cyanobase_aa:LBDG_09460): protein MDTNAFLTIDDNSLSLRDCLRYLQTSGKLQGFIGDILRQHVLETEIKTREDLDINPAVIEQAVVDFRLQQQLTDPKVFQEWLNRNGLDYTTFHQQIATNFKNEKLKIVATEPKLQEYFIERKVFLDRVVLSRIIVESQELADELKLQVTEGESFEALAREHSIADDRIANGMMGPVSRGTMPDTVRAAIDSANSGDIVGPIELEGRWALFRVEDVLPATLDNPQLKQMLTTELFDRWIAEKIQKMTVKLQVND from the coding sequence ATGGACACAAACGCTTTTCTGACGATCGACGACAATTCTCTCAGTCTCCGGGATTGTCTTCGTTATTTGCAAACCTCTGGAAAACTGCAAGGCTTTATTGGTGATATCTTGCGGCAGCACGTCCTCGAAACCGAGATCAAAACCCGCGAAGACCTTGATATTAATCCAGCCGTGATCGAGCAAGCGGTTGTGGACTTTCGACTTCAGCAACAGTTAACCGACCCAAAAGTGTTCCAAGAATGGCTGAATCGTAACGGACTCGATTACACCACATTTCATCAGCAGATTGCAACGAACTTTAAAAACGAAAAATTAAAGATTGTTGCGACCGAACCGAAGCTGCAAGAGTATTTCATCGAACGTAAAGTCTTTCTCGATCGAGTCGTGCTATCCCGCATTATTGTGGAGAGTCAGGAATTAGCCGACGAGTTGAAGCTGCAAGTCACTGAGGGCGAAAGTTTTGAAGCGTTAGCGCGGGAGCATTCGATCGCAGACGATCGTATTGCAAATGGCATGATGGGTCCGGTCAGTCGCGGTACAATGCCCGATACGGTCAGAGCGGCGATCGATTCTGCCAATTCGGGCGATATTGTCGGTCCAATTGAATTGGAAGGTCGATGGGCGCTTTTCCGGGTCGAAGATGTTCTGCCTGCAACCTTAGATAATCCTCAATTGAAGCAGATGCTAACGACGGAATTATTCGATCGTTGGATCGCCGAAAAAATCCAAAAAATGACGGTGAAGCTCCAAGTTAACGATTAG
- a CDS encoding peroxidase (similar to AA sequence:cyanobase_aa:LBDG_09450), translated as MALRLGDTVPNFTQDSSEGTIDFYDWAGDSWVVLFSHPADYTPVCTTELGQVAKIKPEFDKRNVKVIALSVDDAESHKGWISDINETQGCSVNYPILADGDKKVSELYDMIHPNSSTGPALTVRSVFIIDNNKKLRLTFTYPASTGRNFDELLRVIDSLQLTDNYSVATPANWTDGGDCVVVPSIPTEQAREKFPKGLTEVKPYLRMTPQPNK; from the coding sequence ATGGCTCTTCGACTTGGTGATACCGTTCCCAACTTCACGCAGGATTCGTCTGAGGGAACGATCGATTTTTATGACTGGGCTGGCGATAGCTGGGTTGTGCTGTTCTCGCACCCCGCAGACTACACCCCAGTTTGTACGACCGAATTGGGTCAAGTGGCAAAAATCAAGCCCGAATTCGACAAGCGCAACGTGAAAGTGATCGCGCTGAGTGTTGATGATGCAGAATCGCACAAGGGCTGGATCAGCGACATCAACGAAACCCAAGGGTGTAGCGTCAACTATCCGATCTTGGCAGATGGCGACAAGAAGGTTTCAGAACTGTACGATATGATTCACCCGAATTCCAGCACGGGTCCGGCTTTGACGGTGCGATCGGTGTTCATTATCGACAACAACAAGAAACTGCGTTTGACCTTTACCTATCCAGCTAGCACTGGACGGAACTTTGATGAGTTGCTGCGGGTGATTGATTCGCTGCAATTGACCGATAACTACAGTGTTGCAACTCCGGCAAACTGGACAGATGGTGGCGATTGTGTGGTTGTGCCTTCGATTCCGACGGAGCAAGCTCGTGAGAAATTCCCGAAAGGCTTGACTGAAGTGAAACCCTACCTCCGGATGACTCCGCAACCGAATAAGTAA